The following coding sequences are from one Pocillopora verrucosa isolate sample1 chromosome 5, ASM3666991v2, whole genome shotgun sequence window:
- the LOC131786756 gene encoding uncharacterized protein: protein MGNVFSSLWRFVRSRWGNASGMVNVQHHQIESINNAENENAIQAQDNSVNGKKLEKIERNERASRGETLHETMNAPIACKNADINICSARFVSIGNNDTINRHTTGRKMEAITVVCATVERGNQASSQVSSPANINILSDMVVLGDGNQIYVSNIDRMFLVDLRGNVTQMLLFPLPSEVPQLPSLGVDSRSQKLFDTIAELINMLYPLRDNGKWQEFQNALKELRFKYRDYPEIQCFLLIEESVQLTYQKQLKKAKKLVGGVLKIIESEFSGASREVLRVLAYVASASMFRRQPSKKLGKAFKRLEKAKESAVMLKGVNLTIPKFAQAILSYEQGRCNMEFSTMKFKECIRTESQTSLGQAIDRFRDLSSNLYSARQCFALIHLASLALPSSIPISKEDNSQIIPKKDSARAQKLLREFERSTRLLNEVPVAAKIKNAIIRSELCFLERNYSGAKKYGSQALEIAKQYGFELETVPAQENLNHICRNSGNCAPKITLAKLQDKASSSSTYTCSSSTDSDQRAS from the coding sequence ATGGGAAATGTTTTCAGTTCACTGTGGCGCTTTGTTCGTTCAAGATGGGGAAACGCAAGTGGTATGGTAAATGTACAGCATCACCAGATTGAGAGCATCAATAACGCAGAAAACGAAAACGCCATTCAAGCTCAAGATAACTCAGTCAATggcaaaaaattggaaaaaattgaaaggaatgAAAGAGCAAGCCGAGGTGAGACCTTGCATGAGACGATGAACGCTCCGATAGCGTGCAAGAACGCCGACATAAACATTTGCAGTGCACGATTCGTAAGTATTGGTAACAACGATACGATCAACAGACATACAACAGGACGAAAAATGGAGGCTATTACAGTTGTATGTGCCACTGTAGAACGAGGAAACCAAGCATCAAGCCAAGTTAGTTCACCTGCAAATATCAATATCCTATCAGATATGGTTGTTCTCGGAGATGGAAACCAAATTTACGTATCGAACATCGATCGAATGTTCCTCGTCGACCTGCGAGGAAACGTTACTCAAATGTTGCTATTTCCTCTCCCATCTGAAGTTCCTCAGTTACCGTCGCTCGGAGTCGACTCTCGAAGTCAAAAGTTGTTCGACACAATAGCTGAATTAATAAATATGTTGTATCCTTTGCGTGACAATGGAAAATGGCAAGAATTTCAAAACGCTTTGAAAGAATTACGTTTTAAATACAGAGACTATCCTGAGATTCAATGTTTTCTCTTGATAGAAGAAAGTGTCCAGTTGACGTATCAAAAACAACTAAAGAAAGCGAAAAAATTGGTAGGAGGCGTATTAAAGATTATAGAGAGTGAATTCAGTGGAGCGTCACGAGAAGTTCTAAGAGTGCTTGCCTATGTTGCTTCGGCGAGCATGTTTCGACGCCAGCCAAGCAAGAAACTAGGCAAGGCGTTTAAACGCCTCgaaaaagcaaaggaaagtGCTGTAATGTTGAAAGGCGTAAATCTCACCATACCGAAGTTTGCTCAAGCTATTCTTAGTTATGAACAAGGGCGCTGCAACATGGAATTTTCAACAATGAAATTCAAAGAGTGTATCCGAACAGAGTCACAAACGTCTCTTGGCCAGGCCATCGACCGGTTCAGAGATCTCTCGAGTAATTTGTACTCGGCGCGACAGTGCTTCGCGCTAATCCATCTAGCAAGTTTAGCGCTACCTTCAAGTATCCCCATATCCAAAGAGGATAATAGTCAAATTATTCCAAAGAAGGATTCTGCAAGAGCTCAAAAGCTTCTTCGCGAATTTGAAAGAAGTACGCGGCTTCTGAATGAAGTTCCTGTagctgcaaaaataaaaaacgcgATCATAAGATCGGAACTTTGTTTTCTCGAGAGGAATTACTCAGGAGCTAAGAAGTATGGTTCCCAAGCGCTGGAAATCGCAAAGCAATATGGATTTGAGTTGGAAACAGTCCCTGCACAAGAAAATCTGAACCATATTTGTCGCAACTCAGGCAACTGTGCTCCCAAAATAACATTGGCGAAGCTACAGGATAAAGCATCTTCAAGTAGCACCTACACGTGTAGTTCGTCCACAGATTCCGATCAAAGAGCATCGTAG
- the LOC131786757 gene encoding uncharacterized protein has product MAVYNRSSQENAIRDINISNCHIETLVIGNGNTVNTSRRRLDYPIQRTDSRSGRRATQRIIDHDGGWRGKKRKQTKIRFSQRKHRANSNFSLKTTSSDSEEDTYYRPEISPTVSGECDRGFESSMKKLHSVLNKLHPLRDSGNFKEFNSLADRVLLASKGDDELEILILIEKSVVVSYQNNLEEAELMVREALDTLLKSKVKVQMSYFLASMANLHLAGFYRRLNKHGEAESRITFADQNSRKVNSRYLKALIFYEMASNLTKYISTLPLNQPARGELVEQSKDLMKQCIALCIELDDDSIYIKKHHFGLLKLALLDLNCRTRPAREHSISSKSIADAKNCLETVHEKYQNEMSEAQMIQFLVAKSDLDYRLGDLQTAETYASQALSLAETHGFSLELNAIKERQEDMSKQITSEEAMNFVPSHENARHDTLSSSTASSKRNSPYSSGCEME; this is encoded by the coding sequence ATGGCGGTCTATAACCGAAGCTCTCAAGAAAATGCAATCCGTGACATCAACATTTCCAATTGCCATATTGAAACCTTGGTAATCGGTAATGGAAACACTGTGAATACAAGCCGTCGGCGACTTGACTATCCTATACAACGAACAGATTCTAGGTCAGGAAGAAGAGCGACCCAAAGAATAATAGACCACGACGGTGGATGgagaggaaaaaagagaaagcaaaccAAAATAAGATTCTCACAACGCAAACATAGAGCtaattcaaacttttctttgaaaactactTCAAGCGACAGCGAAGAAGATACCTATTATCGACCAGAAATTTCCCCAACTGTTTCGGGGGAATGCGATCGCGGATTTGAAAGCTCGATGAAGAAATTACATTCTGTTTTGAACAAACTGCATCCTTTACGAGACAGCGGGAATTTCAAGGAGTTCAATAGCCTAGCAGATCGCGTCCTTTTGGCTAGCAAAGGCGATGACGAGCTTGAAATATTAATCCTCATTGAAAAAAGCGTCGTCGTCAGTTATCAGAACAACTTAGAGGAGGCAGAATTGATGGTTCGAGAAGCTTTGGACACCCTCCTGAAATCGAAAGTGAAAGTTCAGATGTCCTACTTCCTGGCGTCTATGGCAAACCTTCACCTTGCCGGCTTTTACCGACGACTGAATAAGCACGGAGAAGCAGAGTCAAGAATAACTTTTGCCGATCAGAATTCAAGAAAAGTGAACTCTCGCTACTTGAAAGCCTTGATATTCTACGAAATGGCAAGTAATTTGACTAAGTACATTTCTACTCTCCCTCTTAATCAGCCTGCACGCGGAGAGCTAGTGGAACAGTCGAAGGACCTCATGAAGCAGTGCATAGCTCTCTGCATTGAACTCGATGATGACAGcatttacattaaaaaacaCCATTTTGGGCTGCTTAAACTAGCACTGCTGGACCTGAATTGCCGCACAAGACCAGCCCGGGAACATTCGATCAGTAGTAAAAGCATCGCAGATGCGAAGAACTGCCTCGAAACAGTTCATGAAAAATATCAGAATGAGATGAGCGAGGCACAAATGATACAGTTCCTGGTGGCAAAGTCAGACCTGGATTACAGGCTTGGCGATCTACAGACAGCAGAAACGTATGCAAGCCAAGCATTGTCCCTAGCTGAAACTCATGGATTCAGTTTAGAATTAAATGCCATTAAGGAAAGACAAGAAGATATGAGCAAACAAATAACATCGGAGGAAGCTATGAATTTTGTACCATCCCATGAAAACGCCCGCCATGATACATTGTCATCCAGTACTGCGTCATCTAAAAGGAACTCTCCTTACTCCTCGGGATGTGAGATGGAGTAA
- the LOC131786758 gene encoding uncharacterized protein isoform X3, with product MELRADLNYQSRTPQAGCIHGLSRKGKPSVDVKIFHCSLSVRGANWNESNESGVKHWSRMIVNFRGTQHGDLVNLNLTP from the exons ATGGAACTACGTGCAG ATCTCAACTACCAAAGCAGAACACCCCAGGCTGGTTGCATCCATGGGCTGTCGAG gaaaggaaagccTTCTGTGGATGTAAAGATATTTCATTGCTCTTTGTCAGTGAGGGGAGCTAATTGGAATGAGTCTAATGAAAG TGGAGTGAAACACTGGAGCCGAATGATTGTTAACTTCAGAGGAACGCAGCATGGGGACCTGGTCAACTTAAACCTAACACCTTGA
- the LOC131786758 gene encoding uncharacterized protein isoform X1, whose amino-acid sequence METSIFKKDFDWRGGTVAPPVNESKHYELDSIEDVDDLNYQSRTPQAGCIHGLSRKGKPSVDVKIFHCSLSVRGANWNESNESGVKHWSRMIVNFRGTQHGDLVNLNLTP is encoded by the exons ATTTTGATTGGCGCGGTGGAACTGTGGCGCCTCCAGTAAACGAAAGTAAACACTACGAACTGGATTCAATCGAAGATGTTGACG ATCTCAACTACCAAAGCAGAACACCCCAGGCTGGTTGCATCCATGGGCTGTCGAG gaaaggaaagccTTCTGTGGATGTAAAGATATTTCATTGCTCTTTGTCAGTGAGGGGAGCTAATTGGAATGAGTCTAATGAAAG TGGAGTGAAACACTGGAGCCGAATGATTGTTAACTTCAGAGGAACGCAGCATGGGGACCTGGTCAACTTAAACCTAACACCTTGA
- the LOC131786755 gene encoding uncharacterized protein — protein MGCAFSFLTSSVRSRTSELAPKVNALSNDENVDTQQNEGENCTRTQGGVCFSDSELNSVDQNRKQVVKGKPTSESVNGATTYNIQVQFCDNVIVGDDNNIDVVISGKHMGSISEVDAPPMDMENRTTAPVDVHTQISPATSVTYNISVLANNAIVGESNEIKVSSSSVPVPNCDFRLGYSKFEGAMGSDETIAETSMDRQVYSTPCRLPSPGVEPQLTKVFEQMKQIVDELYPLRDRGKWKEFDQAWSLFKSEYEGQPVIKCFLALERSVRLTYQKRLQEGRKMAENTLRIVNNEVDGTSRDVLILLANIALASTFRRGGEEERNELGSAFDCLERAQQSGENLRGIDATIPKFALALLNYEQGRLWSEFAPMVYNPRSAKAEATKYYHLCMDRCRELSVENRIYIAKERFALIFLAHLSIPNPSASKKPTVKKTKRYLEEFDRTRVEDTPMGAKIKYFMTRSNLCFLEENYSIAEEHARQALNLAEQYRFDLEIKPAKDQIDRCHRSAFLVPQAKLHVKNISSRYACNSTTTTDSDQSASRSD, from the coding sequence ATGGGATGTGCTTTCAGTTTCCTGACAAGCTCCGTCCGAAGTCGGACTAGCGAGTTAGCGCCAAAAGTAAACGCTTTAAGCAACGACGAAAACGTCGATACGCAACAAAATGAAGGCGAGAACTGTACCCGTACTCAAGGTGGCGTTTGTTTCAGCGATTCAGAGCTCAACAGCGtagatcaaaaccgaaaacaaGTTGTAAAAGGAAAACCTACGAGCGAGTCTGTTAACGGCGCAACAACTTACAACATACAAGTACAATTTTGCGATAACGTCATTGTCGGTGATGACAACAACATCGACGTCGTGATATCAGGAAAACATATGGGGAGTATATCAGAGGTCGATGCTCCCCCTATGGATATGGAAAACCGAACAACAGCACCGGTGGACGTGCATACCCAGATTTCGCCAGCAACTTCAGTTACGTACAACATCTCAGTACTCGCAAACAATGCGATTGTTGGGGAAAGCAACGAAATTAAAGTGTCGTCTAGCAGCGTTCCAGTGCCCAATTGCGACTTCCGTCTGGGTTATAGTAAATTTGAGGGCGCAATGGGCTCTGATGAAACCATTGCTGAAACAAGTATGGATAGGCAGGTATATTCGACGCCATGTCGGTTGCCATCGCCGGGAGTTGAACCCCAACTTACAAAAGTGTTTgaacaaatgaaacaaatagTTGATGAACTGTATCCACTTCGGGATAGAGGGAAATGGAAAGAATTCGATCAGGCTTGGAGTCTATTCAAGTCAGAATATGAAGGTCAGCCAGTAATTAAATGTTTTCTCGCGCTCGAAAGATCTGTGAGGCTAACTTACCAAAAAAGATTacaggaaggaagaaaaatggCGGAAAATACTCTACGTATTGTAAACAATGAAGTCGATGGAACGTCACGTGATGTTTTGATTTTGCTTGCAAATATTGCTTTAGCAAGCACTTTTCGGCGCGGAGGGGAGGAGGAGAGGAATGAGCTAGGAAGCGCGTTTGATTGCCTCGAAAGAGCACAACAAAGTGGCGAAAACTTGAGAGGAATCGATGCAACGATTCCCAAATTTGCTCTCGCTCTGCTTAATTACGAACAAGGGCGCCTCTGGTCTGAATTCGCCCCCATGGTATATAATCCAAGGAGTGCCAAAGCAGAGGCAACCAAGTATTACCATCTCTGTATGGACCGGTGTAGAGAACTTTCTGTTGAGAATCGTATATACATCGCCAAGGAGCGCTTTGCACTAATCTTTCTGGCGCATTTATCTATTCCAAATCCAAGTGCTTCGAAAAAGCCTACAGTGAAAAAGACAAAACGGTACCTTGAGGAGTTCGATCGCACCCGCGTTGAAGATACCCCTATGGGAGCGAAAATAAAGTACTTCATGACAAGGTCAAACCTCTGCTTTCTCGAGGAGAATTACTCCATTGCCGAGGAACATGCACGTCAAGCCCTCAATCTGGCAGAGCAATATCGATTTGATTTGGAAATTAAACCTGCCAAAGATCAGATCGATCGATGTCACCGCAGTGCCTTCTTAGTACCACAAGCTAAGCTACacgttaaaaatatttccagcAGGTACGCGTGCAATTCTACCACCACGACGGATTCGGATCAGAGCGCATCTCGATCTGACTAG